The DNA window TTAACGTTTGCAATATACTCACCTAGTTTCTCTAACAGTTTGCCGGCAGCCTTTTGGTCATGGTCTTTTGCAGCGGTTTCAATTTTTGCCCCAAGTTCTGTTATATACCGCATTCCGTATGCCCCACCCGAACCTTTTACTCGATGACCAGACGACTGCAGCGCCTCATAATCACCGGCAGATGCCACCTTGCGCATCTCTTCAACATCTTCTATCAACTCTTTCAGATATAACAGAGTTAAAGACTCCAAATCAGCATCCACAAAAATATGGTTTTTATCATTGCCTGGTTTTTCGGCAACAACTTCAGAGTGAGGCACAGGAAGGCTCTTCGTAGATTCTGGAGCCTTTAAAAGCCATTTTTCCACCATCGCCAGAAACTGTTTTTTCTGCAGGGGTTTTGAGATGTAATCATCCATACCGGCCTCAAGGCATTTCTCGCGATCACCACTCATGGCGTTAGCTGTCATAGAAATAATTGGCACTCGTACAGAAGGCTCTGGAATATACACGGCCGAATCCAAATCAAGATCTTCTATGCGCATATTTTTCGGGCCCAGCTTTCTAATTGCGCGGCAGGCATCATAGCCGTTCATGACAGGCATCTGCATATCCATCAGAATCAAATCGTAATCCTTTTCACTTGCCAAGTTCACTGCCTCCTGCCCGTTTTCTGCAAGATCGACTGAATAACCAGCCCCGCTAAGGTGGGCCATGGCAATCTGCTGATTAGCAGGGTAATCTTCAACCAGAAGAATTTCCCCGCCCCGAACGTGAACTTCTGCAATGGTATGCCGGGTAACTAATTGAGACGATTGTTCTGCTGAATCAACTACCAAGACCCTCACAGCTACCTGGTTTAACTCTCTTGCGGATACTGGTTTGGGTAGATACCCATTGATACCGGCCTTTTTACATCTCTCACCATCACCTCGCATCCCAATGGGCGTGAGTAGAATAAAAGGCACTCTAGAAGCCAGTTTGAGGTTCATCAAGTTGGTGGCCAGATCGAATCCGCTCATGCCCTTCATTTTGAGATCAGCTATTACAAGACCAAACAAGTTGTCTCCACTCTGATTTTCAAACATTGCCAGGGCTTCTTCGCCACTACCAGCCTCATGACAAACACAGCCCCAGTTTTTCAGGTATTGAACCAATGTGGTCCTGGTGGCGTCGCTGGAATCAACGACTAGAACGTTAAGCCCCACAAGATCAACAAACACTGGGGAACAATTAGTTTCTTGGCCTTTCTGCTGTGCAAAGGGAATCGTAAACCAAAACTCACTGCCCTTGCCCTCTTCACTGGTTAAGCCAATTTTACCTCCCAGTAGTTCCGTTAACTGTTTTGAGATAGCGGTGCCCAAGCCAGTTCCACCATACTTTCTGGTAGTGGAGTTGTCTGCCTGGGTAAAACTTTCAAAAATCGCCCCCTGCTTATCCTGGGGGATACCAATACCGGTATCTTTTACAGAAAAAAGGCAGTTGATCTCATGCTCTTGTTGAGACTCTAGGATCACACGAATAACTATCTCTCCACCCTCGGGCGTGAATTTTATGGCATTCCCAACAAGATTACCTAAGATCTGTCGTATACGGGTAGGATCTCCGACAACCTTGGGAGGGATGTCTGGTGCAAAAAGAGCAATCAGCTCAAGCCCCTTCTGCTGTGATCTATAGGCAAAAACCTTTGTTAAATCGTCGAACAGATATCGTAGATCAAAGGGTAAGCGCTCAACTTCTAACTTGGCAGACTCAATCTTGGCAAGATCCAAAACGTCACAGACCAACTCATTCAAAGCATTGGCCTCTGAGTGAATCGTTTCGATTATTGCCTTTTGTTTAATATCAAGTTCTGTCTCAAGAGCTAGCTCGGCCATACCGAGAACTCCGTTTAACGGAGTTCTAATTTCGTGGCTCATATTGGCCAGAAAGGTGCTCTTAGCAATATTTGCTGCCTCCGCTGCTTCTCTTGCTGCATGCAACTGTTCATTTGAGTCAAGAAGATCTTTGGTTCTATTTTCCACCAACAACTCAAGGTTATCCTTATATGATCGAAGCTCATCTTCTATGACCTGCCGCTTTTGGATTTCTTTATCATACTTTTGCAAAAGATTTTTCTCTCTGATAAGCCGAGTGATTCTCGCCAGCAGCTCATCCTGGGTAAACGGCTTTGCAATAAGGTCTGTGGCTCCAGCCGTTATCACTTCCACATAAGAATGGTGTTCACTATGCCCGGTCATCACGAGTACTTTTATTTGCCGGCAGCAATTTTTCACATACTCCAGAATCGCCATTCCGTCTGCATTCGGCATCATCATGTCAGTGATGACTATATCCACAGGATTGGCTTTCAACAGCTCAATCGCCTCTAAACCATCCGCAGCTGTCAAAAAATTATATCCCGCTGACGAAACATACCTGCCGACCAGATACAAATAGTCACTGTCATCATCAACTAGCAGAATAATTTCTTTGGTATTGTTTTCGTTGGATGTCATAGGGTAATTTTGTATAAATTAATCGGTAAAGGTCGAGTGTCCTGGGTAAATTTCACCTTTTCGCTTTTACGAATTAATCAACGAATTAACTGTTGCAAACAGAAAAAATATTATATAAAGAAAATAAGGAGATATTGGTAGTTTTTGCCGATACAGATACAGATACAGATACAGAATTATCGCGTAAGGAGATGATTATGGCAACCAAAAAAAAATGTAAATCAAATCTGGTCTTTAAAGCAATCTCGGCACCCCTTAATCTCTGCGGCCGTACTCTGTTAGCGGCCTATGATACCTGCGCAGCGCCTCTTTCCTTTCTGGCCGGTGCAACAAAGAAAGCGTCGGGCAAAAACACTCATCAGCAAAGTGCTGCAATTGTTCAACAAATACAAGAGTATAGATCCGACCTCGAAGGGCTATGCACCAGCTTGGGAAGTGAGATATATCATGCCGACAAGTCTGAGGAGGCAACTGCCAATGTCAAAATAATACAAGACGACATTGAAACCCTAAAGCGGATTATCGCCCTTCTCGAAAAGAAGCTGTCAACACTTAATACCCCAGAGCAAAAACAGGATTCTGATACTCTTTCTGAAGCACCACCAGCTGAACCGGAACAAACTCCCAAGGCTGCACAAAAAAGTAGCCAATCATCGACCAAACAGAAAC is part of the Desulfobulbaceae bacterium genome and encodes:
- a CDS encoding response regulator codes for the protein MTSNENNTKEIILLVDDDSDYLYLVGRYVSSAGYNFLTAADGLEAIELLKANPVDIVITDMMMPNADGMAILEYVKNCCRQIKVLVMTGHSEHHSYVEVITAGATDLIAKPFTQDELLARITRLIREKNLLQKYDKEIQKRQVIEDELRSYKDNLELLVENRTKDLLDSNEQLHAAREAAEAANIAKSTFLANMSHEIRTPLNGVLGMAELALETELDIKQKAIIETIHSEANALNELVCDVLDLAKIESAKLEVERLPFDLRYLFDDLTKVFAYRSQQKGLELIALFAPDIPPKVVGDPTRIRQILGNLVGNAIKFTPEGGEIVIRVILESQQEHEINCLFSVKDTGIGIPQDKQGAIFESFTQADNSTTRKYGGTGLGTAISKQLTELLGGKIGLTSEEGKGSEFWFTIPFAQQKGQETNCSPVFVDLVGLNVLVVDSSDATRTTLVQYLKNWGCVCHEAGSGEEALAMFENQSGDNLFGLVIADLKMKGMSGFDLATNLMNLKLASRVPFILLTPIGMRGDGERCKKAGINGYLPKPVSARELNQVAVRVLVVDSAEQSSQLVTRHTIAEVHVRGGEILLVEDYPANQQIAMAHLSGAGYSVDLAENGQEAVNLASEKDYDLILMDMQMPVMNGYDACRAIRKLGPKNMRIEDLDLDSAVYIPEPSVRVPIISMTANAMSGDREKCLEAGMDDYISKPLQKKQFLAMVEKWLLKAPESTKSLPVPHSEVVAEKPGNDKNHIFVDADLESLTLLYLKELIEDVEEMRKVASAGDYEALQSSGHRVKGSGGAYGMRYITELGAKIETAAKDHDQKAAGKLLEKLGEYIANVKIHCK